A window from Microbacterium ginsengiterrae encodes these proteins:
- a CDS encoding HPr family phosphocarrier protein: protein MTEISRTVRIGSSHGLHARPAKLFAQAAKDAGIPVTIAKDSGKPVNAASILGVIALAVEHGDYVTLTADGDGADAVLDRLTELLTTDHDQEPA, encoded by the coding sequence ATGACCGAGATCTCCCGCACCGTACGCATCGGCTCATCGCATGGCCTGCACGCCCGCCCCGCCAAGCTCTTCGCGCAGGCGGCGAAGGATGCCGGCATCCCGGTCACGATCGCCAAGGACTCCGGCAAGCCGGTCAACGCCGCCAGCATCCTCGGCGTCATCGCCCTCGCCGTCGAGCACGGCGACTATGTGACCCTGACGGCTGACGGCGACGGCGCCGACGCGGTGCTCGACCGGCTCACCGAGCTGCTGACCACCGACCACGATCAGGAACCGGCCTGA